TAGCTCTCCGGCAATCTGGTCAGTAATTCCATTTGTTGTTTTACTATTGATGATAGCTACCGGCCCCTTGTTTTATGCGAGATTTTGGCATAACTATTTCCCTCATGTTGCTTCCGGTTTAGGAGCTGTAACCATGGTTTACTATCTGTTTTTTTTAAATGAATATCACTATCCCTTACATTCTGCTGCTGAATATTTTTCATTTATATCTTTATTAACAGCTCTTTTTGTGGCTTCGGGTGGTATTTTAATAAAAGTAAATAAAGCCGGGACTCCTTTTGT
The Chitinophagaceae bacterium DNA segment above includes these coding regions:
- a CDS encoding citrate transporter, which translates into the protein MIFFISLFITCAPAILLGNEVNEDDYNLLETVVSEQEDDEYSSPAIWSVIPFVVLLLMIATGPLFYARFWHNYFPHVASGLGAVTMVYYLFFLNEYHYPLHSAAEYFSFISLLTALFVASGGILIKVNKAGTPFV